The DNA region aaaggttaccaagaggctgagcagtttgtaactgcaataaaagcaataaacccaataaatctaacagccaaaactgatgcagccaagaacaagtcagctgatacctattcaaatatcagaggaaatggaaaaaaagatgagaattaagtgggagtaattgacataaaggctacccaaagagttacaattgttttacaatttcctcttacttattgtcatcactaaatggctattagtgggtgagttaaggagaagaaaaggatgcagcaagaattggtttaaaagcaGCGTTAGGGAAGGAAGGAAATAGAGGAGGAGGCCTTGGTTGATTTCTTttggttctatcttctcaaactcatgtctatcttttgttttaacttaaggattgtgtgtaactaaatttttagtagttaggggctgttttgaagccccgaatatgattgcaagtttgttatgacatttcgtttgaattacttttatgaatggatgaaaattggttcactacttgtctcattgatgaattctttatttgttttctatggatgcatacgtagtaagcatatGTAGGATTATAAcactatgaatatgtgtgtgtctgcccttgtcgaataaggacctacatatgttctagagtagtacttgttaattgcgattaacatgtgaaccaatttctagaataagtaagacaacgccagtacttacgatgccttgtgatgactcaaactcttttcgttcttaatgatttctacttgttaaatctatgaacacgttctagattgcatgctagagactaagttaagttgaaaacgccattctcttaacatattacataagaaagagtaataggttgagttctaaaaTTGAGcaaacttgagcatcttcatcctgaaataaaaggaatttgaatgaaatataacatgtttgcatgattatttggtggtggatagcaattcccctaactcgtttttcttaatttgtgaactacctAAAATCTAtttctgtcctgtttttgttccatttaatttaaatagcaaatcaactccaaaaatcccaaaaatttgtaagTGTAGTTCTGTGTGTCTAGTatcttcatataaaatttcatagactttagataagtgtaagtcggtctaataattatttttcggtggatggtcagtagggacagcaactagtttttgtgacataatagttagataaaacaatcttttgCGGGAAAaatccttattttcatatgctagaattgacaaatcttagtgttaataaggaaaataaataggacatttgtgtgctactttgtggtgtgcttttaatcctatcaaatttttggcgtcGTTGCCGGGGATTGTTATGTCTAATTACTTAGTtctctattgttttcttttcttgtctaattagtgtttttgtttttgtttttgtgtcagGTACTCTTCATAGTATATGCATACTCGAATGTCCAAGAACCAACCCTATGTCAAGATCTTTTGCGGAGCATAATGTGGAGGTTGTACCCATCCAAGAACCATCTCCCTTGGATGATTACTCTTGGTACCGTCCGGCTGCAGACGTAAAAGcaagcgcttattgggaggcaacccaatattTATACTCTTTGTCTTTTtatgtcattttcaattttccatttgtttttgttttctgaatTTTCTTGCATGCTGAACTGAATATGATAGTTTGTTGTAGTGGTAAgagaaataacaaaaatgattgaaattCTTGGGGCTAACTTTCCTTGCCCATCCTTTTTCGAATGATTCAGTGTAATTGATTGTCACACTCTCTCTAGACCCAATCACATGGTAAACCCGACCACGGTAATGAGAATGGTTTTCCTCTcttatgagatttttttttttcaaccattgGAGCTAAAGATATGCCTTCTTCCTTGTTCACAAAAACCCTTTTCTAAAGGGCAAAGAGAACAAAAGCAAGAGCAACTTGACTTTCTGGCACCCTAGGAATTTGAATCATTTTTGTGCCTTTTTGTTAATTTCTCCTACAATTACAACAAACTATTATATTCATAttcttcaaaatatttttttcgtGCAAAATCTATTATAATTCGTGTTTAAACACTTGCAATCAATGatttaaaacataaattcaAAGATatttgaacctttttttttgttttgataatttttcttttacctaaatctaaactacttattaaaagaactttctttgtcaaccaaaaaacTGTTTAACAGTCGCCATTGGACATGAAAGGCTCTCTCCTTGAAATTCCATCTACATCTACTGCATGCAAATCGAATGATGATAGGGCCCAAGTCCTCTCTATGAACATCACCTATCACCTCCTTTACCAAGTAATGTTCTCTCTttcaaatttgattcatatcttcaccatatttttataattataatcTGTTTGTTGGAAATTCAAGCAATTTGGCATTTGGGCCAACGTCAACTAGCTTCAAATCGAGGCCGTTCGACAAATGATGCAGTtggggtgaaaaaaaaaatggatttaGATATTTGAGGTTATTTTAGGAAGAATTGGGGTGGATTAataggattttattttttaaattttttatggtgggtgagaTTATAATGTGGGGGTGTAGAAATAATTAAAGTGTTAAAACGCACCTATCTTAAACGATGATATCATTGGGTAGATTATCTCCATTTTTTCAGCTTTCATCAACTTTGCATGTAGTTAAATATTAAGTGTAGAAATAAAGTGATAGACTTAAAGTGTCAGTATTTTAGACGTAATTAAATTAGACATGCAatttgcaaaaataaaaataaaaaataaagtgttttttgttttccagATACAGCCAACGACATGTCGTTAATATGATTTGTATTTTGGAAAGGGAAGCCTGTGGCCACGAGAACAAGTAGCAGGAAGACAAGAatagagaagaaaggaagacTATAAATCCGTTTCATTCCTTGTCCGTCTTCATTGTGTCTCTCCCGTCTTTGCTTTCCCATTCCAtttcctttgcttttgcttttctgcgGCATTTCGTCGAGCAGGTTTTCTTCGATGTTTTTGTTCACGAATTGTTTACACATACAACAGACATGTATGGTTCATCTTCTTATCCGTTTTAAATGTGTGCTTTTCTTTTAATTACAGAAACCATGATTAGGTTGTTTAAAgtgaaagaaaagcaaaaggaaacagCTGAAAATGCAAAGGAGAATGGTCTCGTAAAGAAGCAAAGTGCAGGAGAATTGCGTCTTCATAGAGGTAAATACGATTTTAGGACGTAAATATGTTATGATTTGCTGCAATGTGGTACAAAGTTATACTTTTGCATGCATGTTAAGTTCCTAAACACACGTTTAACTCCAACGTACGTAAAGGCAAGGTTTcggtgtttattttaattccttCAACCAGTCCTtcaattgtattatgacacagaaccgagcgtagccgaccccacttagtgggaaaatgacGCATGTTAAGTTCCTAAACACACATTTAACTCCAACGTATGTAAAGGCAATGTTTcggtgtttattttaattctttcAACCAGTCcttcaattgtattattacatagAACCGAGCGTAATgacgttttaggattcatacagccgactCTACTTAGTGgaaaaatgctttgttgttgttgtgttgttgttgttgtttgttgttgttgtgagtTGAACATGCCATAAGAATGCAAAATTTCATTCCCCAATGGAAAGGatgatttgatggactttgaGTTgttgtcgtcgtcgtcgtcgtccttCAATTGTATTAAGTTGTTGTCTTGTAGATATAAGTGAGTTGAACATGCCAGAAGAATGCAAGATTTCATTCCCCAATGGAAAGGatgatttgatggactttgaGATCACCATTACACCTTATCGGGGATATTATATGTAAGTAAACTTTGATCCGAAGCTTAATTTGGCTCTCTATACGTTGTTTGGATTTTGCAACTTCGATGTCATCTTGCTGAATCCGACATTTTGTACCTCTTTTCGTAGGGGTGGTGGGTTTGTCTTCTCATTTAAAGTTCCCGCAGTCTACCCTCACGAGCCTCCGAAGGTCAAGTGCAAAACCAAGGTAACGAAACCTAAGTTATATCGGAACTTAACTTTCGAGTCTATTGGTTACGAACTTACGATCCAAACCATAATATATATATCTGGTGTTGTATAATGCATGCCATCTGTGCAGATCTACCATCCCAACATCGACTTAGAAGGAAACACTTGCCTTAACATTCTTCGGGAAGACTGGAAACCTGTCTTGAATATAAACACTGTTATTTACGGATTGTATCACCTGTTCACGGTATCTCTAATCATAACACAAAATCTTTGGTGACCTCAAACAAATTATCCGTTTTGTTGTTACGAGGATATATTTGGATGTGTACCTTTTGTGGACTAAAATCCTACATTTCTTTATGCAGGAACCTAACCATGAGGACCCCTTGAATCAAGAAGCAGCAGATCTTTTGAGGGACAATCCAAAATTGTTCGGATTGAACGTGAGAAAATCGATCGAGGGAAACATATGGGTGGGAGGCGCCCATTTCCCTGGGTGCAAAACGGGCGACTTCTACTGATTCGGTTTATCTAGGGTTTTGCTTCTCCGTGGTCCAACCATGGTTGTATGAGGTTGAAGGGGTTTGTGTGTTTCTGGGGTGTTTTCTGCATTTTAGGTGAGTACTTGGTGGGGGATTGTCTTGTGGCAAATTTTCAGCCCATACATGTAGCAGGAGAGTGTGTACTAGTGTAATTTTGATCTTCCTTCCATTAATAACATGGCATCATGTTATGGCTTGGTTTTGACTTTACTATTTCAATTTAATTGAATCAATGTCGTGATCGCTGTTTGTTGATGGTTAGATAATTTGGAGATGCAGTTATTAATAAAACAACAATTCAACCCCAATCATTTACGGTCTTATCCGCCAAACAGGGCATGTATAAAATCATAACTATTATACACATGATTTAGAATTTTGCTCATTCGGAGTATCAGACAAAACTTGTGAAAACATAAGAATCCTACTCCTCACTCTGGAACACCATAGAAAATCCTCTCTTCAAAGATGATGTTTAAAACTTGAATATGTgtgaaacaaaaaattaataataattcatGTGTTGCACTGGGTTGTAAAGCATTCGAAACATGCATTGAAATTTAAATTGCCACGAGAAAGAGTGAAACTCTAATAGGGAGAATGAAACGTGAAGATATACTTGAATATAAGGCAATCTTATATGTTGCAAAGAACATTTGGAACCTCCTAGCTTTGTACCCTGACCCTAGCTAAATTTGTTGTTAGATACTACCCACCACATACTTCCGTTGGCGATGAAACGAGAATCCGAAAAAAGTACAGATCTTGCTAATTAAGAAGTGAATTGAGGAAGACGCCTCTCCAAAACAGCTAAGAGCTCCCTGCACTGGTTCACCCCATCTAACACTCCACCACCAAGCCTTGTCACAGCTTCAACAAGCTGCCCTCTCAACCTTTGCGACACCAAACGGCTGCCTGCTGCATTGACACACTCCCTATATAGTGGCAGGTAAGCAATGGCTACCCTCAACTCGGGAGGTAGAACAGCCAAGCAGATGGGAGATTCACCCCACTTTAAAACCCTCACAATGTTCATGTAATGTTCTTGTCCTTGCCGTATTCCGTCTGAGAAAGCTCTTTCTGACCAATGCTCCTGAAGAAACGCCCTTAGCTCAGGATTGGCATCATCATCATCGCCAGACCCAGCAAATGTGTCTGCAACAGTATAAGTAGTTGCAGGGTCACCTAAGAAATCAGAACCAAGAAGAAATGCAACACCTTTAAGAGAATTAACACCGCCTACTCTACCAACAGCCTTGAGAATATTAAAGCTTCGTTGTGCAAGAAGATCATCAGGAAGTTGATGAAGGAGATAGGCTGCAACATCAGCTTGGTTGCTAGAAGTTGCAGCTACCAGAGCAATGCACAGTTCTGTGTCCCGGCAACCCATTTTTACAAACCACTCAACCACTGGCTTACAG from Malus domestica chromosome 01, GDT2T_hap1 includes:
- the LOC103434301 gene encoding NEDD8-conjugating enzyme Ubc12-like, whose amino-acid sequence is MIRLFKVKEKQKETAENAKENGLVKKQSAGELRLHRDISELNMPEECKISFPNGKDDLMDFEITITPYRGYYMGGGFVFSFKVPAVYPHEPPKVKCKTKIYHPNIDLEGNTCLNILREDWKPVLNINTVIYGLYHLFTEPNHEDPLNQEAADLLRDNPKLFGLNVRKSIEGNIWVGGAHFPGCKTGDFY